In Ctenopharyngodon idella isolate HZGC_01 chromosome 1, HZGC01, whole genome shotgun sequence, a single genomic region encodes these proteins:
- the gemin8 gene encoding gem-associated protein 8, whose protein sequence is MASQGDGEVWYAHPVYARYWQHYQQAMNWHQRHKRAYRKALEVGYFQALYSMYPPAMQRYSDWHADERWRNNHRDGATGREEKRENEVTDSDSEMEEESSDESQIECDISNMDISEELRQYFAQTERHRQELKKQQQMEAEQHDSYVLADQDLHRVSWRSSLPPSERPGERRTSEMKKLYGKDAAKIQGMETAMQLTFDRNCDKKQPKYWPVIPLNL, encoded by the exons ATG gCCAGTCAGGGTGATGGGGAGGTGTGGTATGCCCATCCAGTTTATGCCCGCTATTGGCAGCACTACCAGCAGGCCATGAACTGGCACCAGAGGCACAAGCGGGCATACAGGAAAGCTTTGGAGGTTGGCTACTTCCAGGCACTGTATTCCATGTACCCCCCTGCCATGCAGCGCTACTCAGACTGGCATGCAGATGAGAGATGGAGGAACAATCACAGAGATGGAGCGACCGGTAGAGAAGAAAAAAGGGAGAATGAGGTCACCGATTCAGACAGTGAGATGGAGGAGGAGAGTTCGGATGAGAGCCAGATTGAGTGTGACATCAGCAACATGGACATCTCGGAAGAGCTGCGACAATACTTTGCCCAGACAGAGCGACACAGGCAGGAGCTCA AGAAACAACAGCAGATGGAGGCAGAGCAGCATGACTCTTATGTACTGGCTGACCAAGACTTACACAGAGTTTCCTGGCGCAGCAGCCTGCCTCCCTCAGAGCGTCCAGGAGAGAGGAGGACCTCAGAAATGAAGAAGCTGTATGGTAAAGATGCAGCAAAGATTCAGGGGATGGAAACAGCCATGCAGCTCACCTTTGATCGCAACTGTGACAAAAAGCAGCCCAAGTACTGGCCTGTTATACCACTAAACCTGTAG